In the genome of Kitasatospora cathayae, one region contains:
- a CDS encoding futalosine hydrolase has translation MTAHVADAHPGQPGPERARLLVVVAVPAEAEAVLRGLAGEACAVTLPGGVLHRCAGAPVDVLAAGVGPAAAAAAAASALAAGYSRARLRGAPDPAPTVGGHCATSSVGGLALLPSGTGAPPGANPYGLVASAGIAGGFAPHAPVGTTVLADAIVAADLGAETPEGFADVTELGFGTVRHTPPPVAVALAAKALAAREVRAVTGPVLTVSTVTGSAERAAALAARHPGAAAEAMEGFGVAEAAVRYGVPAFELRTVSNPVGPRDRTAWRIGEALAALEKAFAALPVRELIEEAGRG, from the coding sequence ATGACCGCGCACGTCGCCGACGCGCACCCCGGGCAGCCGGGCCCCGAACGGGCTCGGCTGCTCGTCGTCGTCGCGGTCCCGGCCGAGGCCGAGGCGGTGCTGCGCGGCCTGGCCGGCGAGGCCTGCGCCGTGACGCTGCCCGGCGGGGTGCTGCACCGCTGCGCCGGCGCGCCGGTGGACGTCCTGGCCGCCGGGGTCGGACCGGCCGCCGCCGCGGCCGCCGCCGCCTCCGCCCTGGCGGCCGGCTACTCGCGCGCTCGCCTCCGGGGCGCTCCTGACCCGGCGCCGACGGTCGGCGGGCACTGCGCCACCTCCTCCGTCGGCGGCTTGGCCCTTCTGCCTTCCGGCACCGGCGCGCCGCCCGGCGCGAATCCGTACGGCCTGGTCGCCTCGGCCGGGATCGCCGGCGGGTTCGCCCCGCACGCACCGGTCGGCACCACCGTGCTGGCCGACGCGATCGTCGCCGCCGACCTCGGCGCCGAGACCCCCGAGGGCTTCGCCGACGTCACCGAGCTGGGCTTCGGCACCGTCCGGCACACCCCGCCCCCGGTCGCCGTCGCGCTCGCCGCGAAGGCGCTGGCCGCACGGGAGGTCCGCGCCGTGACCGGCCCGGTGCTGACCGTCTCCACCGTCACCGGCAGCGCCGAGCGGGCCGCCGCCCTGGCCGCCCGTCACCCGGGCGCCGCGGCCGAGGCGATGGAGGGTTTCGGCGTGGCCGAGGCCGCCGTCCGGTACGGCGTGCCGGCCTTCGAGCTGCGCACCGTGTCCAACCCGGTGGGCCCGCGCGACCGGACCGCCTGGCGGATCGGCGAGGCGCTGGCCGCCCTGGAGAAGGCCTTCGCGGCCCTGCCCGTCCGAGAACTGATCGAGGAGGCCGGCCGTGGCTGA
- a CDS encoding sacsin N-terminal ATP-binding-like domain-containing protein: MEPRIIGSGADEHPADPFGSAALRRRVLDAWAASPARFREDANAEEELALGGYRDRLVVELAQNAADAAVRAGHGPGRLRLTLADGVLAAANTGAPLDAAAVESLSTLRASSKRGEEPAVGRFGVGFAAVLAVTDEPAVLGAAGGVRWSLGEARALAAAQPALADELRARDGHVPLLRLPFAAEGPAPEGYDTVVVLPLRDAAAEDLTRRLLAGIDDALLLTLPGLAEVVVETPEGTRTLTRSAAEPRPDGVTEVTVTDDAEGRLRRTVWQTVGASGRLDAELLADRPTEERARPYWTVTWAVPVAEDGNPQRPAIAPVLHAPTPSDEPIGLPALLIASYPLDSTRRHIAPGALADFLTERAADSYADLLRARGASLGSLGLVPGPLGQGALDNALRGAVLSRLPGTPFLPHPGGVEEGTPALRPRDATLLEGADGSVVAALAPIFPGLLPAGLERRTELRVLNVRRVPLAEVVDQLGGLDREPAWWRNLYAALGAADPEALGALPVPLADGRTVTGPRRVLLPSEDADWAAFPGYPESLAGALATLDLRLAHPEAAHPLLAKLGAGTATPAGVLDTPEVRAAVARSYELADDDPDAALELADAVLALVKAAAPAAGEHPWLARLALLDDEGEPARAGELVLPGSPFAALAREEDAGWVDDELLERWGPEVLTAVGVLADFVLVRAEDVVLDPDDLERLDPTVPADRAAGGHPTGLLDEAPDGLAEWAEDALEALHADDVVGVPPVAAELLAVRDLDLVDDDAWPEALAALARPPYRDAVVNPVRTLLPDGSYADLPPYTAWWLRDHPVLAGREPAGLRAAGADPLLRGLYDEARTTLDEQFLHALGVRTTLAALLAEVHGPDELLDRLTDPDAEVGHRQLHGIHSALARVERERIEPLDVVRALPPLDPATGRRPAHTVVVDATEAVVADAPDLVQLLHPYPLLPVAPALAADLAERLHVSLASEVAGGRVLSEGVLHRVPAVVRELLPGCPVAYEEHEELLVVGPDGGEAAVDWRWDHEADAPEPPYDPELAEAADEDDEFEVPPVPGLLHAATPEGLAAGLAWSVGQWHRRFEVLAALSEPDRAYELSAARDFEG; encoded by the coding sequence GTGGAACCTCGGATCATCGGCAGCGGCGCGGACGAGCACCCCGCGGACCCGTTCGGGAGCGCCGCGCTGCGCCGACGGGTGCTGGACGCCTGGGCCGCCTCGCCGGCCCGGTTCCGGGAGGACGCCAACGCCGAGGAGGAGCTGGCGCTCGGCGGCTACCGGGACCGTCTGGTGGTCGAGTTGGCGCAGAACGCGGCCGACGCGGCGGTCCGGGCCGGGCACGGCCCCGGGCGGCTGCGGCTGACCCTGGCCGACGGCGTGCTGGCCGCCGCCAACACCGGCGCCCCGCTGGACGCGGCGGCCGTCGAGTCGCTGTCCACCCTGCGCGCCTCCTCCAAGCGCGGCGAGGAGCCCGCGGTCGGCCGGTTCGGCGTCGGCTTCGCCGCCGTCCTCGCCGTCACCGACGAGCCGGCCGTGCTCGGCGCCGCGGGCGGGGTGCGCTGGTCGCTGGGCGAGGCCCGGGCGCTCGCCGCGGCGCAGCCCGCGCTGGCCGACGAGCTGCGGGCCCGGGACGGCCACGTGCCGCTGCTGCGGCTGCCGTTCGCGGCCGAAGGCCCGGCGCCCGAGGGCTACGACACCGTGGTGGTGCTGCCACTGCGGGACGCCGCCGCCGAGGACCTGACCCGCCGTCTGCTGGCCGGGATCGACGACGCCCTGCTGCTCACCCTGCCGGGCCTGGCCGAGGTCGTGGTGGAGACCCCGGAGGGCACCCGGACGCTCACCCGCAGCGCCGCCGAGCCGCGCCCGGACGGCGTCACCGAGGTGACCGTCACCGACGACGCGGAAGGGCGGCTGCGGCGGACGGTCTGGCAGACCGTCGGCGCCTCCGGCCGGCTGGACGCCGAGCTGCTCGCCGACCGGCCCACCGAGGAGCGCGCCCGCCCGTACTGGACGGTGACCTGGGCCGTCCCGGTGGCGGAGGACGGCAACCCGCAGCGGCCCGCCATCGCGCCGGTGCTGCACGCGCCGACCCCCAGCGACGAGCCGATCGGCCTGCCCGCGCTGCTGATCGCCTCCTACCCGCTGGACTCCACCCGCCGGCACATCGCCCCGGGTGCGCTCGCCGACTTCCTCACCGAGCGCGCCGCCGACAGCTACGCCGACCTGCTGCGCGCCCGCGGTGCCTCGCTCGGCTCGCTCGGGCTCGTCCCCGGGCCGCTCGGGCAGGGCGCGCTGGACAACGCGCTGCGCGGGGCGGTGCTGTCCCGGCTGCCGGGCACGCCGTTCCTGCCGCACCCGGGCGGCGTCGAGGAGGGCACGCCCGCGCTGCGGCCCCGGGACGCGACACTGCTGGAGGGCGCGGACGGCTCGGTGGTGGCCGCGCTCGCGCCGATCTTCCCCGGGCTGCTGCCGGCCGGTCTGGAGCGCCGCACCGAGCTGCGGGTGCTGAACGTGCGTCGGGTGCCGCTGGCCGAGGTGGTGGACCAGCTCGGCGGGCTGGACCGCGAGCCGGCCTGGTGGCGCAACCTGTACGCGGCGCTCGGCGCGGCCGACCCGGAGGCGCTCGGCGCGCTGCCCGTGCCGCTCGCCGACGGGCGGACCGTCACCGGGCCGCGGCGGGTGCTGCTGCCCTCCGAGGACGCCGACTGGGCGGCCTTCCCGGGCTACCCCGAGTCGCTGGCCGGGGCGCTCGCCACGCTCGACCTGCGGCTGGCCCACCCCGAGGCCGCCCACCCGCTGCTGGCCAAGCTGGGCGCCGGCACCGCCACCCCGGCCGGGGTGCTGGACACCCCCGAGGTGCGCGCGGCGGTCGCCCGCTCCTACGAGCTGGCCGACGACGACCCGGACGCCGCGCTCGAACTGGCCGACGCCGTGCTGGCGTTGGTGAAGGCCGCCGCCCCGGCCGCCGGTGAGCACCCGTGGCTGGCCCGGCTGGCGCTGCTGGACGACGAGGGCGAGCCCGCCCGGGCGGGCGAACTGGTGCTGCCCGGCAGCCCGTTCGCCGCGCTCGCCCGGGAGGAGGACGCCGGCTGGGTGGACGACGAGCTGCTGGAGCGCTGGGGCCCCGAGGTGCTCACCGCCGTCGGCGTGCTGGCCGACTTCGTGCTGGTGCGCGCCGAGGACGTGGTGCTCGACCCGGACGACCTGGAGCGGCTCGACCCGACCGTGCCCGCCGACCGGGCGGCCGGCGGCCACCCCACCGGGCTGCTGGACGAGGCGCCGGACGGGCTCGCCGAGTGGGCCGAGGACGCCCTGGAGGCGCTGCACGCCGACGATGTGGTCGGCGTGCCGCCGGTGGCCGCCGAACTGCTGGCCGTGCGGGACCTCGACCTGGTGGACGACGACGCCTGGCCGGAGGCGCTCGCCGCGCTCGCCCGCCCGCCGTACCGGGACGCCGTGGTCAACCCGGTGCGCACCCTGCTGCCGGACGGCTCCTACGCCGACCTGCCGCCGTACACCGCCTGGTGGCTGCGCGACCACCCGGTGCTGGCCGGCCGCGAGCCCGCCGGGCTGCGCGCCGCCGGAGCCGACCCGCTGCTGCGCGGCCTGTACGACGAGGCCCGCACCACCCTGGACGAGCAGTTCCTGCACGCGCTCGGGGTGCGCACCACGCTGGCCGCGCTGCTCGCCGAGGTGCACGGGCCGGACGAGCTGCTGGACCGGCTCACCGACCCGGACGCCGAGGTCGGACACCGTCAACTGCACGGGATCCACAGCGCGTTGGCCCGGGTGGAGCGCGAGCGGATCGAGCCGCTGGATGTGGTACGGGCGTTGCCGCCGCTGGACCCGGCCACCGGGCGCCGCCCGGCCCACACGGTGGTGGTGGACGCCACCGAGGCGGTCGTCGCGGACGCCCCCGATTTGGTCCAACTGCTGCACCCGTACCCGCTGTTGCCGGTCGCCCCGGCGCTCGCCGCGGACCTCGCCGAGCGGCTGCACGTGTCGCTGGCCAGCGAGGTGGCCGGCGGACGGGTGCTCTCCGAAGGCGTGCTGCACCGCGTCCCGGCCGTGGTGCGGGAGTTGCTGCCCGGCTGCCCGGTCGCCTACGAGGAGCACGAGGAGCTGCTGGTGGTCGGCCCGGACGGCGGCGAGGCCGCGGTCGACTGGCGGTGGGACCACGAGGCGGACGCCCCGGAGCCGCCGTACGACCCGGAGTTGGCCGAAGCCGCCGACGAGGACGACGAGTTCGAGGTCCCGCCGGTGCCCGGGCTGCTGCACGCGGCCACCCCGGAGGGCCTGGCGGCCGGGCTCGCCTGGTCGGTCGGGCAGTGGCACCGGCGCTTCGAGGTGCTGGCCGCGCTCAGCGAGCCGGACCGGGCGTACGAGCTGTCCGCAGCTCGGGACTTCGAGGGCTGA
- a CDS encoding DUF3027 domain-containing protein, which yields MRSRTPDRLCAEAVELARQAAEEAVGAEAVGPHLGVQADADRVVTHSFECLDAAYRGWHWAVTVARAPRAKNVTLDEVVLLPGPDAVLAPEWVPWSERLRPGDMGPGDLLPTGADDVRLEPGWSGEDEPAPNSVVALAAEEDVVVTDPHVQPAPARAQINAVADELGMGRSRVLSRLGLHLAADRWEKAHGPQTPMAQAAPAACSSCGFLIPIGGSLGQAFGVCGNEFGPADGQIVSFAYGCGGHSEAAVIPAPPAPSELILDELVVEPLQLHPDRASGSVEPDAPAEELGHS from the coding sequence ATGCGAAGCCGTACCCCCGACCGGCTCTGTGCCGAGGCCGTCGAACTCGCCCGCCAGGCTGCCGAGGAGGCCGTCGGAGCGGAGGCGGTCGGGCCGCACCTGGGTGTGCAGGCGGACGCCGACCGCGTCGTCACCCACAGCTTCGAGTGCCTGGACGCGGCCTACCGCGGCTGGCACTGGGCGGTCACCGTCGCCCGCGCGCCGCGCGCCAAGAACGTCACGCTGGACGAGGTCGTGCTGCTGCCCGGCCCGGACGCGGTGCTGGCGCCGGAGTGGGTGCCGTGGAGCGAGCGGCTGCGCCCGGGCGACATGGGCCCCGGCGACCTGCTGCCGACCGGTGCCGACGACGTGCGGCTGGAGCCCGGCTGGAGCGGCGAGGACGAGCCCGCGCCGAACTCCGTGGTCGCCCTCGCGGCCGAGGAGGACGTGGTCGTCACCGACCCGCACGTCCAGCCCGCGCCGGCCCGCGCCCAGATCAACGCGGTCGCCGACGAGCTCGGCATGGGCCGCAGCCGGGTGCTCTCCCGGCTCGGCCTGCACCTGGCCGCCGACCGCTGGGAGAAGGCGCACGGCCCGCAGACCCCGATGGCGCAGGCCGCGCCGGCCGCGTGCAGCAGCTGCGGCTTCCTGATCCCGATCGGCGGCTCGCTCGGCCAGGCCTTCGGCGTGTGCGGCAACGAGTTCGGTCCGGCCGACGGCCAGATCGTCTCCTTCGCGTACGGCTGCGGCGGGCACTCCGAGGCGGCCGTCATCCCGGCCCCGCCGGCGCCGTCCGAGCTGATCCTGGACGAGCTGGTGGTCGAGCCGCTGCAGCTCCACCCGGACCGCGCCTCCGGCTCGGTCGAGCCGGACGCCCCGGCGGAGGAGCTCGGCCACTCCTGA
- a CDS encoding MFS transporter: MVRTASAAGLGTGRLVHGTGRRIRRATSAEGAGESGLAKLIELHALNSFGDMLITIALASTIFFSVPTGEARGRVALYLLITMAPFALLAPVIGPLLDRLPHGRRAAMAMSMLARAVLAWTMAGVISGGGIALYPEALGVLVASKAYGVVRSVVVPRLLPSRLSLVKANSRVTLAGLLATGVAAAVGGALHLIGPGWPLRGAFLVFVVGTLMAFHLPHTVDSAKGEQRAVLHAELPGEGRGSHLIHHKPPKVKASLRTVGPSVVLALRAMAGMRWLVGFLVFFLAFLLRTDPIGGLRPTLALGLVALAAGTGNALGSVLGSWLRTRGPEATVSAMLLLATCVTAASALWYGVVTVVLVAGVAGMAASLGKLALDALIQRDVPEAVRTSAFARSETLMQLSWVVGGGVGIVLPLNGVLGLSIAATVVGLVLLWTVHSLLRLGLRRHPAAPRVA, encoded by the coding sequence CTGGTCCGCACCGCCTCCGCCGCCGGCCTGGGCACCGGCCGGCTGGTGCACGGCACCGGCCGCCGGATCCGCCGGGCCACCTCCGCCGAGGGCGCCGGCGAGTCCGGCCTGGCGAAGCTGATCGAACTGCACGCGCTGAACTCCTTCGGCGACATGCTGATCACCATCGCGCTGGCCTCCACCATCTTCTTCTCCGTCCCCACCGGCGAGGCCCGCGGCCGGGTCGCCCTCTACCTGCTGATCACGATGGCCCCGTTCGCCCTGCTGGCCCCGGTGATCGGCCCGCTGCTGGACCGGCTGCCGCACGGCCGTCGGGCGGCCATGGCGATGTCGATGCTGGCCCGGGCCGTGCTGGCCTGGACGATGGCCGGGGTGATCTCCGGTGGCGGCATCGCGCTCTACCCGGAGGCGCTGGGCGTGCTGGTGGCGTCCAAGGCGTACGGGGTGGTGCGCAGCGTGGTGGTGCCCCGGCTGCTGCCGAGCCGGCTGTCCCTGGTGAAGGCGAACTCCCGGGTCACCCTGGCCGGGCTGCTGGCCACCGGCGTGGCGGCCGCGGTGGGCGGGGCGCTGCACCTGATCGGGCCGGGCTGGCCGCTGCGCGGCGCCTTCCTGGTCTTCGTGGTCGGCACCCTGATGGCCTTCCACCTGCCGCACACGGTCGACTCGGCGAAGGGCGAGCAGCGGGCCGTGCTGCACGCCGAGCTGCCCGGCGAGGGCCGGGGTTCCCACCTGATCCACCACAAGCCCCCGAAGGTCAAGGCCTCGCTGCGCACCGTCGGCCCGTCGGTGGTGCTGGCCCTGCGGGCGATGGCGGGGATGCGCTGGCTGGTCGGCTTCCTGGTGTTCTTCCTGGCCTTCCTGCTGCGCACCGACCCGATCGGCGGCCTGCGGCCGACCCTGGCGCTGGGCCTGGTGGCGCTGGCGGCCGGGACGGGCAACGCGCTGGGGTCGGTGCTCGGCTCCTGGCTGCGCACCCGCGGCCCGGAGGCGACGGTCTCCGCGATGCTGCTGCTGGCGACCTGCGTGACGGCGGCGTCCGCGCTCTGGTACGGCGTGGTGACGGTGGTTCTGGTCGCCGGGGTGGCCGGGATGGCGGCCTCGCTGGGCAAGCTGGCGCTGGACGCGCTGATCCAGCGGGACGTCCCGGAGGCGGTGCGGACCTCGGCGTTCGCCCGTTCGGAGACGCTGATGCAGCTGTCCTGGGTGGTGGGCGGCGGGGTCGGCATCGTGCTGCCGCTGAACGGGGTGCTGGGCCTGTCGATCGCCGCCACGGTGGTCGGCCTGGTGCTGCTGTGGACGGTCCACTCGCTGCTGCGGCTGGGCCTGCGGCGGCACCCGGCCGCGCCCCGGGTGGCCTGA
- a CDS encoding 1,4-dihydroxy-6-naphthoate synthase, producing MAERLSIAYSPCPNDTFVFHAWAHGEVPGADAPEVTFADIDVTNGLAERGELDVLKISYGALPWVLAEYALLPCGGALGRGCGPLVLTLPGVGSPGDLAGKTVAVPSERSTAYLLFRLWAARAVPGGFGEIVVLPFHEIMPAVQDGRVDAGLVIHEARFTYQQYGLHSLADMGEAWERETGLPIPLGAIVARRSLGAERLRELAATIRASVRQAWADPSASREYVLAHAQEMDPAVADQHIGLYVNEFTADLGEEGYEAVRALLTRAAAEGLVPPLDPGALAFPS from the coding sequence GTGGCTGAACGGCTGAGCATCGCGTACTCGCCCTGCCCGAACGACACCTTCGTGTTCCACGCCTGGGCGCATGGCGAGGTCCCCGGGGCGGACGCCCCCGAGGTGACCTTCGCCGACATCGACGTCACCAACGGCCTCGCCGAGCGCGGCGAGCTGGACGTGCTGAAGATCAGCTACGGTGCGCTGCCCTGGGTCCTGGCGGAGTACGCCCTGCTGCCGTGCGGTGGCGCGCTCGGGCGCGGCTGCGGCCCGCTGGTGCTCACCCTGCCGGGCGTCGGCTCCCCCGGGGACCTCGCCGGGAAGACGGTCGCGGTGCCGTCCGAGCGCTCCACCGCCTACCTGCTGTTCCGGCTCTGGGCGGCGCGGGCCGTGCCGGGCGGCTTCGGCGAGATCGTCGTCCTGCCGTTCCACGAGATCATGCCCGCCGTCCAGGACGGTCGGGTGGACGCCGGCCTGGTGATCCACGAGGCCCGCTTCACGTACCAGCAGTACGGCCTGCACAGCCTGGCAGACATGGGCGAGGCCTGGGAGCGGGAGACCGGCCTGCCGATCCCGCTCGGCGCGATCGTCGCCCGGCGCTCGCTGGGCGCCGAGCGGCTGCGCGAACTCGCCGCGACGATCCGCGCCTCCGTCCGGCAGGCCTGGGCGGACCCTTCGGCCAGCCGGGAGTACGTGCTGGCGCACGCCCAGGAGATGGACCCGGCCGTCGCCGACCAGCACATCGGGCTGTACGTGAACGAGTTCACCGCCGACCTCGGCGAGGAGGGCTACGAAGCCGTCCGCGCGCTGCTCACCCGGGCCGCCGCGGAGGGGCTGGTGCCCCCGCTCGACCCGGGTGCGCTCGCGTTCCCGTCGTAG
- a CDS encoding cold-shock protein codes for MPTGQVKWFNETKGFGFLSRDDGGDVFVHTKALPAGVTVLKPGQRVEFGVVAGHRGDQAMAVQLLEALPSVAAAQRRSADDMAPIVQDLITTLDAVLPGLQRGRYPAKPTGQKLAGLLRAVADQFDV; via the coding sequence ATGCCCACCGGCCAGGTCAAGTGGTTCAACGAGACGAAGGGCTTCGGCTTCCTGTCGCGCGACGACGGTGGCGACGTCTTCGTCCACACCAAGGCGCTGCCCGCCGGTGTCACCGTGCTGAAGCCGGGCCAGCGGGTCGAGTTCGGCGTGGTCGCCGGTCACCGCGGGGACCAGGCGATGGCCGTGCAGCTGCTGGAGGCGCTGCCGTCGGTGGCCGCCGCCCAGCGCCGGAGCGCCGACGACATGGCGCCGATCGTCCAGGACCTGATCACCACCCTGGACGCGGTGCTGCCCGGCCTCCAGCGCGGGCGCTACCCGGCCAAGCCGACCGGCCAGAAGCTGGCCGGCCTGCTGCGCGCGGTGGCCGACCAGTTCGACGTCTGA